From a single Fulvivirga ulvae genomic region:
- the xylA gene encoding xylose isomerase, translating into MNNNVSEENNGEIKVVTGDKEYFKNIGKIEYEGPESDNPLAFKYYDEDKLVGGKTMKDHFRFAVAYWHTFCGTGGDPFGAPSKEFPWLASKNAIDSARHKMDAAFEFMSKLGVPYYCFHNVDLIDEGGSLAETEKRMEVISDYALEKQRETGLKVLWGTTNLFSHPRYMNGAATNPDFDIVAYAGAQVKNAMDTTVKLNGENFVFWGGREGYLSLLNTNMKKELDHLARFFHMVRDYARKNGFRGNFFIEPKPMEPTKHQYDFDAATVIGFLREYDLMDDFKLNLEVNHATLAQHTFAHELQVAVNAGLLGSMDANRGDYQNGWDTDQFPVNVYELVEAMLVILEGGGFKGGGINFDAKTRRNSTDLEDIFYAHIGSMDAFARALEISHNILENSEYSNLRKARYSSFSTMDGKAFEEGNLTLEDLHAIAHKNAEPRLRSGRQELFENLINQYIWKTK; encoded by the coding sequence ATGAATAATAACGTGTCAGAAGAAAACAACGGAGAGATCAAGGTAGTGACAGGGGACAAGGAGTACTTTAAAAATATAGGGAAGATAGAATACGAAGGGCCGGAATCCGATAACCCGCTGGCTTTTAAATATTATGATGAAGACAAATTGGTAGGTGGTAAAACCATGAAAGACCATTTCAGGTTTGCAGTAGCTTACTGGCATACATTCTGTGGTACAGGCGGAGACCCTTTCGGTGCCCCCTCTAAGGAGTTTCCCTGGTTGGCGAGTAAGAATGCGATAGATTCTGCCAGGCATAAAATGGATGCTGCTTTTGAGTTTATGTCCAAGCTGGGCGTGCCTTACTATTGCTTTCATAATGTAGACCTGATCGATGAAGGAGGTTCTCTTGCCGAGACAGAAAAAAGAATGGAAGTGATCAGCGATTATGCATTGGAAAAGCAGCGTGAGACAGGGCTTAAAGTTTTGTGGGGCACTACCAATCTTTTCAGCCATCCGCGCTACATGAATGGAGCAGCCACCAATCCTGATTTTGACATTGTAGCCTATGCAGGAGCCCAGGTTAAAAACGCCATGGATACTACTGTAAAGCTCAATGGTGAAAACTTCGTTTTCTGGGGTGGAAGGGAAGGATACCTTTCCCTGCTCAATACCAACATGAAAAAGGAGCTCGATCACCTGGCCAGATTTTTCCATATGGTAAGAGACTATGCAAGGAAAAATGGGTTCAGAGGTAACTTCTTTATCGAGCCCAAACCTATGGAGCCTACCAAGCACCAATATGATTTTGATGCAGCCACTGTCATCGGCTTTTTAAGAGAGTACGATCTTATGGATGATTTTAAACTGAACCTTGAGGTTAATCATGCTACGCTGGCGCAGCATACTTTTGCCCATGAGCTTCAGGTAGCGGTCAATGCAGGTCTGTTAGGCAGTATGGATGCTAACAGAGGCGATTATCAGAATGGGTGGGACACTGACCAGTTCCCGGTCAATGTATATGAATTGGTGGAAGCCATGCTGGTGATCCTTGAAGGGGGAGGTTTCAAAGGAGGAGGTATTAACTTCGATGCAAAAACCAGACGTAACTCTACTGATCTGGAAGATATATTCTATGCACACATCGGCTCAATGGATGCCTTCGCAAGGGCGTTGGAGATATCTCATAACATTCTTGAAAATTCTGAATACAGCAATCTGAGAAAAGCAAGATATAGCAGCTTTAGTACTATGGATGGCAAGGCATTCGAAGAAGGCAACCTTACACTGGAAGACCTGCATGCCATTGCCCATAAAAACGCAGAGCCCAGACTGCGAAGTGGCAGACAAGAGCTTTTTGAAAATCTTATCAATCAATATATCTGGAAAACTAAATAA
- a CDS encoding sodium:solute symporter codes for MVGLETLDWIVIGVYFLILFGIAAWVIRKRKNNTEDYFLAGRNAGWFVVGASIFASNIGSEHVVGLAGTGAASGMPMAHFELHAWIVLLLGWVFLPFYARSGVFTMPEFLERRFNSTARWFLSIISLVGYVITKVSVSVYAGGVVIEALTGVNFWTGAVITVVITGLYTILGGMRAVIYTEALQTIVLILGSGAVTFIGLYQIGGWGELREIAGSAHFDMWRPVTDPDFPWTGLLFGGTIVGIWYWCTDQYIVQRTLTAKNINVGLKGSIFGAYLKLTPVFIFLLPGIIAYAMTKTGQLELESSDQALPTMMATLLPTGIKGVAAAGLLAALMSSLASVFNSCSTLFTVDIYKKIRPESSEKQLVNVGRVATLIVVMLGIAWIPVMANISGVLYEYLQSVQSYIAPPITVVFLLGIFWKRINSKGALATLIGGFLLGMSRLVLELNKEKLSGILHTWATMNFLHFCILLFVLCLVICIAVSLATEKPEQKRLDGLTYGTLTDEDKASNKKRYDLKDVLLSAVLIGIIILILGYFTG; via the coding sequence ATGGTAGGATTAGAAACACTTGATTGGATTGTAATAGGAGTATATTTTCTGATACTCTTTGGCATTGCCGCATGGGTGATTAGAAAACGAAAAAATAATACAGAAGACTACTTCCTGGCAGGCAGAAATGCCGGCTGGTTCGTAGTGGGAGCTTCAATATTTGCCTCAAACATAGGCTCTGAGCACGTGGTGGGGCTAGCCGGAACCGGAGCAGCCTCTGGTATGCCTATGGCGCATTTTGAGCTTCATGCATGGATTGTGCTCTTATTGGGATGGGTATTTTTGCCTTTTTATGCGCGAAGTGGTGTATTTACTATGCCCGAATTTCTTGAAAGAAGGTTTAATAGCACCGCCCGCTGGTTCTTGTCGATTATTTCACTGGTGGGCTATGTTATTACAAAAGTATCTGTTTCAGTATATGCCGGCGGCGTGGTTATAGAAGCCCTTACCGGTGTCAATTTCTGGACCGGGGCCGTGATAACCGTGGTTATCACGGGGCTTTATACAATTCTGGGTGGTATGAGAGCTGTAATTTATACCGAAGCTTTACAAACAATCGTGTTGATATTAGGTTCTGGCGCCGTAACCTTCATAGGTCTATACCAAATAGGGGGGTGGGGTGAGCTCCGCGAAATAGCGGGAAGTGCTCACTTTGACATGTGGAGGCCGGTGACGGATCCTGATTTTCCCTGGACAGGGCTCCTCTTCGGAGGTACCATCGTAGGGATTTGGTACTGGTGTACTGACCAGTACATTGTACAAAGAACGCTGACAGCCAAAAATATCAATGTAGGACTTAAAGGCTCTATTTTCGGAGCATACCTAAAACTGACTCCGGTTTTTATTTTCCTTCTTCCCGGAATTATTGCCTATGCAATGACCAAGACCGGACAACTGGAGCTGGAATCGTCAGACCAGGCTTTACCTACTATGATGGCCACTTTATTACCAACCGGGATTAAGGGTGTGGCTGCTGCCGGTCTTTTGGCCGCACTTATGAGTTCTTTGGCATCAGTATTTAACTCATGCTCCACCTTATTTACGGTTGATATTTACAAAAAGATCAGACCGGAGAGTAGTGAAAAACAGTTGGTCAACGTCGGACGGGTAGCAACGCTGATCGTAGTAATGTTGGGGATAGCATGGATACCTGTAATGGCCAACATTTCAGGAGTATTGTACGAATACCTGCAGAGCGTTCAGTCGTACATAGCCCCACCTATAACCGTTGTCTTTTTACTGGGTATTTTCTGGAAGAGGATCAACTCAAAAGGAGCTCTGGCCACGCTTATAGGAGGCTTTCTGCTGGGAATGAGCAGATTGGTGCTGGAGCTTAATAAGGAGAAGCTTTCAGGCATTTTGCACACCTGGGCGACTATGAACTTCCTGCATTTCTGTATTCTTTTGTTCGTACTGTGTCTTGTTATATGTATAGCAGTAAGCCTTGCAACAGAGAAACCAGAGCAGAAAAGGCTTGATGGCCTTACATATGGAACATTAACTGATGAAGATAAAGCCAGTAATAAGAAAAGGTATGACTTAAAAGATGTATTACTCTCGGCAGTATTAATAGGTATCATCATATTAATACTGGGTTATTTTACGGGATAA
- a CDS encoding xylulokinase: MDSYLIGFDVGSSSIKAALVNADTQEIVQVTHYPETEMDVIAHYPGWAEQNPETWWENLCMASKRLLDRSGVRSEQIKSIGISYQMHGLVLLGQNNEVLRPAIIWSDSRSVEIGRKAFADLGKEKCYTHLLNSPGNFTVSKLKWVLENEPEIYDKLKKFVLPGDYIAMKMTGEICTTVSGISEGVLWDFKNEEVAGFLLDYFGIDGSKVANIVPTFSDQGKLLAGPATQLGLKPGTPVTYRAGDQPNNALSLNVFNPGEIAATGGTSGVVYAVVDRPVSDKQSRINGFAHVNHTRRDPRIGLLLCINGAGSQYSWLKKEISDNGTSYEDMERMISQVPVSAEGLRVIPFGNGAERMLDNKVLGSHIINLHFNRHGRPHFYRAALEGIAFSFIYGMEILNGMGIESRVIRVGNDNLFRSSAFSTTISAITGCKIEVIETTGAVGAASASGVAIGTYATAEEALSGVKVAKVYEVANNTEAYHGAYEIWKSDLEKLLLQEQEL; the protein is encoded by the coding sequence ATGGATTCATATCTGATAGGTTTTGATGTAGGAAGCTCATCTATTAAGGCAGCGCTTGTAAATGCAGATACTCAGGAAATAGTGCAGGTAACTCACTACCCTGAAACTGAGATGGATGTAATAGCTCATTACCCGGGTTGGGCAGAGCAGAACCCCGAAACATGGTGGGAAAACTTATGTATGGCATCAAAAAGGCTTCTGGATAGGTCCGGCGTAAGATCTGAGCAAATAAAGTCAATCGGGATATCATATCAAATGCATGGCCTCGTGCTTTTAGGACAGAATAATGAAGTATTGAGACCCGCAATCATATGGAGTGACAGCCGGAGCGTGGAAATAGGCAGAAAGGCCTTTGCTGATCTGGGTAAGGAAAAATGCTACACGCACCTTCTTAATTCACCAGGCAATTTCACCGTGTCCAAACTGAAGTGGGTACTGGAAAATGAACCGGAGATCTATGATAAACTGAAGAAGTTTGTACTGCCGGGTGACTATATAGCCATGAAAATGACAGGCGAAATATGCACTACAGTGTCAGGAATATCCGAAGGTGTTTTGTGGGATTTTAAAAATGAAGAAGTGGCCGGCTTCCTTCTGGATTATTTCGGTATTGACGGCAGTAAGGTAGCTAATATCGTTCCCACATTTTCGGATCAGGGAAAACTACTTGCAGGCCCGGCCACTCAGTTAGGTTTAAAACCGGGGACACCCGTTACCTACCGGGCCGGAGACCAGCCGAATAACGCACTCTCGCTTAACGTATTTAATCCTGGTGAAATCGCCGCTACGGGAGGCACCTCAGGTGTCGTATATGCCGTGGTAGATCGTCCTGTTTCGGATAAGCAGTCGCGTATAAATGGTTTTGCACATGTAAACCACACCCGCCGTGATCCCCGGATAGGATTGCTGCTTTGTATTAATGGCGCGGGTAGTCAGTATAGCTGGCTAAAAAAGGAAATCTCTGATAATGGCACTTCTTATGAGGACATGGAGCGGATGATATCCCAGGTGCCGGTTAGTGCCGAAGGGTTAAGGGTGATTCCATTTGGAAATGGAGCCGAGCGCATGCTCGATAATAAAGTCCTTGGTTCTCATATTATCAACCTACACTTTAACAGGCACGGCAGGCCGCATTTTTACAGGGCCGCATTGGAAGGAATAGCCTTTTCTTTCATCTATGGTATGGAAATACTCAATGGAATGGGCATAGAGTCCAGGGTGATCAGGGTAGGTAATGACAACCTCTTTCGTTCATCAGCCTTTTCAACTACTATCTCAGCTATAACCGGGTGTAAAATAGAGGTAATAGAAACCACTGGTGCTGTCGGTGCGGCAAGTGCTTCAGGGGTGGCTATTGGTACTTATGCTACAGCGGAAGAGGCACTCTCGGGAGTAAAAGTTGCAAAAGTGTATGAAGTGGCCAATAATACTGAGGCATATCATGGAGCCTATGAAATATGGAAATCTGATTTAGAGAAGCTCTTACTGCAGGAACAAGAATTATAA